From the genome of Colletotrichum destructivum chromosome 10, complete sequence, one region includes:
- a CDS encoding Putative lysophospholipase, catalytic domain, Acyl transferase/acyl hydrolase/lysophospholipase, with protein MGCPYWWQLRRRCSSRRQVSDLSQNYCHSQIQLTSDETANSYRTATIDCPVNDRPTIRDFKSLSVDEKLWTQKRRNNTIPALRDLVKRLGITGFDSDAYFDGAKNTSMLPNIGIAVSGGGWRALMNGAGAIAAYDQRTPGSTGVGQLGGLLQSTTYFAGLSGGGWLVSSLYANDFPTVQSIVNTDDSTSIWQFQNSIFEGPDMGATDGSNAAAYFGAIADQVAAKVDSGFNTTLTDFWGRALSFQLLNSSGEAISTFSSIQNNPGFAAAEFPLPILVADERQEGQSVLFSTNTTNYEFTPWELGSFDSVGFVPLRYVGSNFEAGEIASDGTCVTGLDELSFVFGTSSSLFNQFLLQINTTDMVPAIFKDAVTSVLVGLDQNHMDVADWSPNPFYHWNNATNANAQTKKFTLVDGGEDLQNIPFTPLLQPSREVDVIFAVDSSADTLDPRGSNWPNGTAMVATYERSLFQDDGTTFPPVPDVNTFINLGLNSRPTMFGCDAGNLTANSTAPLIVYLPHSPYVFNSNVSTFTPTYQLDVRNAIIRNGYDVATRGNATVDSQWPTCVACAIMSRSWERTNTTVPEVCRDCFLKYCWDGTTNSTTPGPYTPHILLEAVKVEGVAGTTKPIIGLSLAATALALTILGL; from the exons ATGGGTTGCCCTTATTGGTGGCAACTGCGCCGACGCTGCTCTTCGCGGCGTCAGGTAAGTGATCTCAGCCAGAATTACTGCCACAGTCAAATTCAACTGACATCTGACGAAACAGCAAATAGTTACAGAACCGCGACCATCGATTGTCCCGTCAACGACCGGCCCACGATCAGAGACTTCAAGTCCCTCTCCGTGGACGAGAAGCTTTGGACTCAAAAGCGGCGCAACAATACTATACCTGCCTTGCGCGATCTCGTCAAGCGACTTGGAATCACCGGCTTCGACTCGGACGCCTATTTTGACGGCGCGAAGAATACCTCCATGTTGCCCAATATCGGCATTGCTGTGTCGGGAGGCGGGTGGCGTGCTCTCATGAACGGAGCCGGAGCCATCGCTGCGTACGATCAGCGCACGCCTGGCTCTACCGGTGTGGGTCAGCTCGGGGGTCTTTTGCAGTCTACAACATACTTCGCGGGTCTGTCTGGTGGTGGATGGCTCGTGTCTTCTCTCTACGCCAACGACTTCCCCACGGTGCAGAGTATTGTCAACACGGATGATTCGACCTCGATTTGGCAGTTCCAGAATTCGATTTTTGAGGGGCCCGACATGGGAGCCACTGATGGTTCGAATGCTGCAGCATATTTCGGAGCGATCGCCGACCAGGTTGCCGCAAAGGTTGACAGTGGTTTCAATACCACTCTCACCGACTTCTGGGGCCGGGCGTTGTCGTTCCAACTGCTTAATTCGTCTGGGGAAGCCA TTTCCACATTTTCCTCAATCCAGAACAACCCTGGATTTGCTGCCGCCGAATTCCCCTTGCCAATCCTCGTGGCTGATGAGCGCCAAGAAGGTCAGTCCGTCCTGTTCTcaaccaacaccaccaaTTATGAATTTACACCGTGGGAACTGGGGTCCTTCGACTCTGTCGGATTTGTTCCTCTTCGATATGTCGGATCCAATTTCGAAGCCGGCGAAATCGCGTCTGACGGAACATGTGTGACTGGTTTGGACGAGTTAAGCTTTGTCTTTGGAACCTCGAGTTCACTATTCAACCAGTTCCTGCTTCAGATCAATACCACAGACATGGTTCCAGCCATATTCAAGGATGCGGTGACCAGCGTTCTTGTCGGGCTGGATCAAAACCATATGGATGTTGCCGATTGGTCACCTA ACCCATTTTACCACTGGAATAATGCAACGAATGCAAACGCACAGACGAAAAAATTCactcttgtcgacggcggcgaggacctcCAGAATATCCCATTCACGCCTCTGCTGCAGCCCTCGCGCGAAGTTGATGTCATCTTTGCCGTCGACTCCTCCGCCGACACACTAGATCCCCGGGGGTCAAACTGGCCAAATGGAACCGCAATGGTGGCCACTTACGAGCGTTCACTATTTCAAGACGACGGGACGACTTTCCCTCCGGTACCCGATGTAAACACCTTCATCAACCTGGGACTAAACTCCCGTCCTACCATGTTCGGGTGCGATGCTGGAAATTTGACTGCCAACAGCACCGCGCCACTTATTGTTTACCTCCCCCATTCGCCTTATGTATTCAATTCGAACGTGTCGACCTTCACTCCAACCTACCAACTTGATGTTCGGAATGCCATCATTCGGAACGGGTATGATGTCGCCACGAGGGGCAACGCTACAGTTGACTCGCAGTGGCCAACGTGCGTTGCATGTGCCATCATGTCTCGTAGCTGGGAAAGGACGAACACCACTGTACCTGAGGTGTGCCGTGACTGCTTTTTGAAGTACTGCTGGGATGGAACAACGAACTCTACGACGCCGGGTCCTTACACTCCACACATACTTCTAGAGGCCGTCAAGGTGGAAGGCGTTGCTGGGACAACAAAACCGATCATTGGACTTTCCCTTGCCGCCACAGCTCTAGCATTGACAATTCTTGGGCTCTAG
- a CDS encoding Putative zn(2)Cys(6) fungal-type DNA-binding domain, fungal transcription factor, with amino-acid sequence MNLRRLDVVSKMSGTMTIRTMSKYTRAYAPKVRTGCLTWVRHVKCDEAKPTCKKCESTRTHYLTCRYQPETGQDSKVVCDGYLATETKQVPQKKSRKTRAPLKNEMLRLVPLPRVCLDPDTLRDLTDRAFFHHFRTFTVPDLALPPNSTCFWDRHVLPLGNAIPAVRYAATALGVAHRSFLLGSSDPSAHDTKAWLETIAVQQYNKAIGHLLPNSTSCGVMDVRTVVVCSLLFYCLENIKGRADESIQHLRSGSRLILSRPPHPLAETGKAGASMDDSMGEIASLFARIGVQASLYKEDEVVPDLRAYMKPVTSDPDNPSQPFRDFTVARDLLDNLDIDLGTYTNRAFVLAKTYKDTILSEVSSELPIYFNGFDPGAAVPRNNATYGPSYADGVDIDPVVGRFRIWRRRFDKTVQQAEKRGATKREFQRMAMLELRRRVWETLLQEVPSGSPEQADRILDQAELVLRSFSKHPTFTLGSDISPSVSFICFYSNDERHRTRALDILRSVHIREAVWDSGSMVKRIELQS; translated from the exons ATGAACCTGCGACGACTTGACGTTGTTTCCAAGATGAGTGGCACGATGACTATCCGGACGATGTCGAAGTACACAAGAGCTTATGCCCCCAAGGTCAGAACAGGTTGTCTGACATG GGTTCGCCACGTGAAATGTGACGAGGCCAAGCCGACTTGCAAGAAATGTGAGTCTACTAGAACCCATTATTTGACATGTCGGTACCAACCAGAAACAGGCCAGGACAGCAAAGTCGTATGCGACGGCTATCTTGCAACGGAAACTAAGCAAGTCCCACAAAAGAAGTCACGAAAGACGCGCGCGCCCTTGAAGAACGAGATGTTACGTCTCGTACCTTTACCTCGTGTATGCCTCGATCCTGATACCCTACGGGATCTCACAGACCGAGCCTTCTTTCACCACTTTCGAACATTCACCGTCCCGGATCTTGCACTGCCGCCCAACTCCACTTGTTTCTGGGACCGGCACGTTCTGCCCTTGGGCAATGCTATCCCGGCTGTAAGATATGCCGCCACAGCTCTCGGTGTCGCTCATCGATCATTCTTACTGGGCTCTTCTGACCCTTCGGCACATGACACAAAAGCATGGCTGGAAACTATTGCTGTTCAGCAGTATAACAAAGCCatcggccatctcctcccaAATTCAACCTCATGTGGGGTGATGGACGTTCGAACAGTTGTGGTCTGTTCTCTGTTATTCTACTGCCTCGAGAACATCAAAGGTCGTGCAGATGAATCCATACAGCACTTAAGATCTGGTTCGAGGCTAATTCtttctcgtcctcctcatcccttGGCCGAGACTGGAAAGGCAGGCGCCAGTATGGACGATTCCATGGGGGAGATCGCTAGTCTTTTTGCCCGCATTGGCGTTCAAGCGTCTCTGTACAAAGAAGACGAGGTGGTGCCGGATCTCAGGGCCTATATGAAGCCCGTCACTAGTGACCCGGATAATCCATCGCAACCTTTTCGCGATTTCACTGTCGCCCGAGACTTGCTTGACAATCTCGATATCGATCTTGGGACATACACCAATAGGGCATTCGTCCTAGCTAAGACCTACAAGGATACCATCCTCTCAGAAGTAAGCTCTGAACTACCGATCTATTTTAACGGATTCGACCCAGGAGCTGCCGTTCCACGCAACAACGCCACTTATGGCCCGTCATatgccgatggcgtcgacatagaccccgtcgtcggcagaTTCAGGATCTGGAGACGGAGATTCGATAAGACGGTCCAGCAAGCCGAGAAGAGAGGAGCCACAAAGCGCGAATTTCAAAGGATGGCGATGCTCGAACTGCGGCGGCGCGTATGGGAAACTCTGCTCCAAGAGGTTCCTAGCGGATCACCCGAGCAAGCTGACAGGATCCTCGACCAAGCTGAGCTTGTCCTACGGTCCTTCTCGAAACATCCCACCTTCACCCTCGGGAGCGACATCTCGCCATCCGTGTCATTTATCTGCTTTTATAGCAATGATGAGAGACACAGAACACGGGCACTAGATATTCTCCGATCAGTACATATACGTGAGGCAGTTTGGGACAGTGGTAGTATGGTCAAGAGAATTGAGCTACAATCATAA